A single window of Fischerella sp. PCC 9605 DNA harbors:
- the glgX gene encoding glycogen debranching protein GlgX encodes MNINSSKPILPGESFPLGATVYPNGVNFSIFSSCQALELLLFDEPDAPKPSRVIQLDPKQNRTFYYWHVFIPGIGSGQIYAYRAYGSYTPEKGLRFDGSKVLLDPYAQVIVNWENYNREAARPFGVDNCAQALRSVVVDITTYDWEGDKPLRTPLAKSVIYELHVDAFTRHPNSGVEVEKRGTYAGLIEKIPYLKELGVTAVELLPVHQFDPHDAPAGRHNYWGYSTIGFFAPHSSYSSRRDSLGPVDEFRDMVKALHRAGIEVILDVVFNHTAEGNHDGPTLSFRGLANQAYYILEPNQTYYSNYSGCGNTLKANNPMAARMIIDSLYYWASQMHVDGFRFDLATVLARDEFGRPTLYSPVLWAIETSPALATTKVIAEAWDAAGLYGVGQFVGSAQRFAEWNGPFRDDVRRFVKGDTGSVGRLAARIMGSPDIYPRLDYQPYRSINFVTCHDGFTMNDLVAYNYKHNEANGEDNRDGANDNYSWNCGVEGETDDPAIEALRLRQIKNFLTILLCSQGTPMLLMGDENRRTQRGNNNAYCQDNELSWVDWSKVKKHADLLHFVKALIQFTQSLEIFEQERVLSVTYGSHEPHLVWHGVQLGQPDWSNNSHSLAFSLRHPERSEHLHIILNAYWEPLQFELPLLGSQERWYRIVDTALPSPDDFCEPKAASVVESDAYRAEGRSSVVLMAIQK; translated from the coding sequence ATGAACATAAACTCTTCAAAGCCAATCTTACCTGGTGAATCTTTTCCCCTTGGTGCTACCGTTTATCCCAACGGAGTGAACTTTTCTATTTTTTCTAGCTGTCAAGCACTGGAGTTATTGCTTTTCGATGAACCAGATGCACCCAAGCCAAGCCGTGTAATCCAGTTAGACCCCAAGCAAAACAGAACTTTTTATTATTGGCATGTCTTTATACCAGGAATAGGGTCAGGGCAAATCTACGCCTATCGAGCCTATGGATCTTATACACCAGAAAAGGGACTAAGGTTTGATGGCAGTAAAGTACTGCTTGACCCCTACGCCCAAGTAATTGTGAATTGGGAAAATTACAACCGCGAAGCAGCTAGACCTTTCGGTGTAGATAACTGCGCTCAGGCGTTAAGAAGTGTAGTTGTAGATATCACTACCTACGACTGGGAAGGGGATAAACCCCTACGAACGCCCCTTGCAAAAAGCGTTATCTACGAACTACATGTAGACGCCTTTACTCGTCATCCCAACTCTGGCGTTGAAGTTGAAAAACGCGGTACCTATGCTGGATTGATAGAAAAAATTCCTTACTTAAAAGAGTTAGGAGTTACCGCAGTAGAGTTACTACCCGTCCATCAATTTGATCCACACGATGCACCTGCGGGTCGCCATAACTACTGGGGCTACAGCACCATTGGCTTTTTTGCTCCCCATAGCAGTTATAGTTCTCGTCGCGATTCGCTCGGCCCTGTGGATGAGTTCCGCGATATGGTCAAAGCCCTACATCGGGCTGGGATTGAGGTGATTTTGGATGTGGTCTTCAACCATACAGCAGAAGGTAATCACGATGGGCCGACACTGTCATTTAGAGGGCTGGCGAACCAAGCTTACTATATTTTGGAACCAAACCAAACCTACTACAGTAATTACAGCGGTTGCGGCAATACATTGAAAGCAAATAATCCAATGGCTGCACGCATGATTATTGATAGCCTCTACTATTGGGCTTCTCAGATGCATGTGGATGGATTTCGCTTCGATTTAGCAACTGTCTTAGCTCGTGATGAATTTGGTCGCCCTACTCTTTATTCTCCCGTTCTTTGGGCAATTGAGACCAGCCCAGCTTTAGCTACTACAAAGGTGATTGCAGAAGCATGGGATGCAGCTGGACTTTACGGGGTAGGGCAGTTTGTGGGATCTGCTCAGCGTTTTGCCGAGTGGAACGGCCCCTTCCGGGATGATGTGCGCCGATTTGTGAAAGGTGATACAGGTTCAGTTGGTCGGTTAGCAGCTCGCATTATGGGTAGTCCAGATATTTACCCGCGACTAGATTATCAACCCTATCGCAGCATTAATTTTGTTACCTGCCATGATGGCTTCACCATGAATGATTTGGTTGCTTATAACTATAAGCACAACGAGGCAAACGGTGAAGATAACCGCGACGGTGCTAACGACAACTACAGTTGGAACTGCGGAGTCGAGGGAGAAACAGACGATCCGGCAATAGAGGCGTTACGTCTGCGACAGATCAAGAACTTTTTGACAATTCTGCTTTGCTCCCAGGGAACACCAATGCTGCTGATGGGGGATGAAAACCGACGGACGCAACGAGGGAACAACAACGCTTACTGTCAGGATAACGAACTAAGTTGGGTTGACTGGAGTAAAGTTAAAAAACACGCAGATTTACTGCACTTTGTCAAGGCACTGATTCAATTTACCCAGTCGTTGGAAATATTTGAGCAAGAACGTGTCCTCAGCGTCACCTATGGCAGTCATGAACCTCATCTGGTTTGGCATGGTGTGCAATTGGGGCAACCAGATTGGTCGAACAATTCCCATAGCCTGGCATTCAGCTTGCGCCATCCAGAGCGGAGCGAGCATTTGCATATTATCCTCAATGCCTATTGGGAACCGCTCCAATTTGAACTGCCACTTCTCGGTAGTCAAGAACGCTGGTATCGAATTGTGGACACTGCTTTGCCCTCTCCTGATGATTTTTGCGAACCGAAGGCTGCATCAGTGGTAGAAAGTGATGCATATCGAGCAGAAGGGCGATCGTCTGTTGTGCTGATGGCGATACAAAAATAG
- a CDS encoding NB-ARC domain-containing protein, producing MKSKIPEDFLRVVAAKYNLSEAELEALDYALAGQTTKDIAATLSISDVAVRKRLGSVYQKFDISGSTAGKLTALRGILQEIYRASQITTSQLHQDWGEAARELVFYGRVKELSKLEQWITTDRCRLVAILGMGGIGKTALSIKLAEQLQNQFEYLIWRSLLNAPPLPELLADLIKFLSNQKAKDIPDTVDSRITQLIKYLKTSHCLLVLDNVESILQSGTRAGQYREGYREYGSLLKRIGESDHQSCLVLTSREKPTELATLEGRTLSTRSLQLVGLEEPEGREIFAAKGLSGLEKDQRDLIERYGGNPLALMMVSTTIQESFNGNIADFLAQGTAVFGDISDLVQQQFNRLSELEKTIMYWLAINREPVTLAELGKDIVPPVLPSRLLESLEYLERRSLTNRSANGFTLHNVILEYIVDRLVEQICEEIRTESFHLFDSHALIKATTKDFVRQSQIRFLLEPIADRLNTLIPHRSIEDWAKQTLSKLREQTQPLKGYTAGNVLNLLCHLKIDLKGYDFSDLTIRQAYLRGVSLPQVNLAHANFERSVFTETFSSVLSVAFSPDGERLAVGDANGEIYLWQVSGYQWLLTCKGHSDRILSIAFSPDGKKIVSCSEDKTVRLWDLDTGKCLKILKGHTSRVLSVAFSPDGERVASCSEDKTIRLWNWDKDEEECTNILKGHKNWVISVAFNPDGQIIASSGDDQTVRLWNVDTGKCINILKGHEDWVISVAFSPDGQILASGSDDQTVRLWKVNTGKCIKSLKEHESRIWSVAFSPDGQTLASGSEDKTVKLWERQQDERTGEYQWKYKENLQGHINRVRSVAFSPDGQTLASGSEDQTVKLWDVRKGVRNVKCINTLQGYTNQVWSVAFSPDGQTLASGSEDQTVRLWDVHTKECKKTLKGHTNKIWSVAFSPDGKTLASGSDDRTIRLWDVQTGKCLDILKEHLNWVIAVAFSPDGQTLASGSEDKTVKLWERQQDERTDEYKWKYKKTLQGHTRWVKSIAFSPDSQTLASGSADLTVKLWDLHTGKCETLEGHTNKVWSVAFSPQGNTLASGSEDQTIRLWEKQQNAHTGAYAWEHQKTLHEHTNRVWTVAFSPDGQTLASGSDDQTVRLWNVDTGRCEKTLEGHTNWIRSVTFSPDGQTLVSSDEDETIKFWDVKTGKCQHTLRISRPYEDMNIKGVTGLTEVEKASLISLGANTNSP from the coding sequence ATGAAGTCTAAGATTCCTGAAGATTTTCTGAGAGTAGTTGCTGCTAAATATAATCTGTCAGAAGCAGAGTTAGAGGCGTTAGATTATGCCCTAGCGGGACAGACAACAAAGGATATCGCAGCCACCTTAAGTATTAGCGATGTAGCAGTGCGTAAGAGACTTGGATCGGTTTATCAGAAATTTGATATTTCCGGAAGCACTGCTGGAAAATTAACAGCGCTAAGGGGTATCCTTCAGGAGATATACCGAGCATCTCAAATTACTACTTCACAACTCCATCAAGATTGGGGGGAAGCAGCCAGAGAATTAGTCTTCTATGGGCGCGTCAAAGAATTATCTAAGTTAGAGCAGTGGATTACTACAGATCGTTGCCGACTAGTAGCCATTCTGGGGATGGGTGGAATTGGCAAAACAGCCCTCTCGATTAAACTTGCAGAACAGCTTCAGAATCAGTTTGAGTACCTGATTTGGCGATCGCTCCTGAATGCACCACCACTTCCAGAACTGTTGGCAGATTTAATCAAGTTTCTCTCTAACCAGAAGGCAAAAGACATACCAGATACTGTAGACAGTAGAATTACCCAGTTAATTAAGTATTTGAAGACCTCACACTGTCTACTTGTTCTAGATAATGTTGAGTCAATACTTCAGAGTGGTACGCGCGCAGGGCAATATCGAGAAGGCTATAGAGAATATGGCAGTTTACTCAAACGAATTGGTGAATCAGACCATCAAAGTTGTTTAGTTTTGACCAGTCGTGAGAAACCTACAGAACTAGCGACGCTAGAAGGGAGAACGCTTTCTACTCGGTCATTACAATTAGTTGGACTGGAAGAACCAGAAGGAAGAGAGATTTTTGCAGCCAAAGGACTTTCAGGATTGGAGAAAGACCAGAGAGACTTGATTGAGCGTTATGGAGGCAATCCTCTAGCACTTATGATGGTTTCTACAACCATTCAAGAGTCATTTAATGGCAATATTGCTGATTTTTTAGCTCAAGGTACAGCAGTTTTTGGTGACATTAGCGATTTGGTACAACAGCAGTTTAATCGTTTGTCAGAGCTAGAAAAGACAATTATGTACTGGCTAGCGATTAATCGAGAGCCAGTAACATTAGCAGAGTTAGGCAAGGATATTGTACCCCCAGTATTGCCATCAAGATTACTGGAGTCTCTAGAGTATTTAGAGAGGCGATCGCTAACAAATAGGAGTGCAAATGGCTTTACACTACACAACGTGATCTTGGAGTATATAGTAGACCGATTGGTAGAACAGATTTGTGAAGAGATTAGAACTGAATCTTTCCATCTGTTTGATAGCCATGCTCTGATCAAAGCTACAACTAAAGATTTTGTTAGACAATCTCAGATTCGCTTTCTCCTGGAACCGATTGCAGATCGTCTGAATACTTTGATTCCTCATCGCAGTATTGAAGACTGGGCAAAGCAGACTTTATCAAAGTTGAGGGAGCAAACTCAGCCATTAAAAGGTTACACAGCAGGAAATGTTTTGAATCTTCTTTGCCATTTGAAGATTGATTTAAAGGGATACGATTTCTCGGATCTGACCATTCGGCAGGCATACCTACGAGGTGTAAGCTTACCTCAAGTTAATTTAGCTCATGCCAATTTTGAGCGGTCAGTATTTACTGAAACCTTTAGTAGTGTATTATCAGTGGCATTTAGTCCAGATGGCGAACGTCTAGCAGTAGGGGACGCCAATGGCGAAATTTACTTGTGGCAGGTTTCAGGGTACCAGTGGCTGTTAACTTGCAAAGGACATAGCGATCGCATATTATCAATTGCTTTCAGTCCCGATGGAAAAAAAATAGTCAGTTGTAGTGAAGATAAAACAGTCAGGCTGTGGGATTTGGATACTGGAAAATGCTTAAAAATTCTCAAAGGTCATACTAGTCGTGTATTATCAGTTGCCTTCAGTCCCGATGGAGAAAGAGTAGCAAGTTGCAGTGAGGATAAAACAATCAGGCTATGGAATTGGGATAAGGATGAGGAAGAATGCACAAACATCCTCAAAGGACACAAAAACTGGGTGATATCAGTTGCCTTCAATCCTGACGGTCAAATCATCGCCAGTAGTGGTGATGACCAAACAGTGAGATTATGGAATGTAGATACAGGAAAATGCATAAACATCTTGAAAGGACACGAAGACTGGGTAATCTCAGTCGCCTTTAGTCCTGATGGTCAAATACTTGCTAGTGGCAGCGATGACCAAACAGTACGCTTGTGGAAAGTGAACACAGGGAAATGCATTAAAAGCCTCAAGGAACACGAAAGCCGTATATGGTCAGTTGCTTTTAGTCCCGATGGTCAAACCCTAGCCAGTGGTAGTGAAGACAAAACAGTCAAGCTATGGGAAAGACAACAGGATGAGCGCACAGGCGAATATCAATGGAAATATAAGGAAAATCTCCAGGGACATATTAATCGCGTCAGGTCAGTTGCCTTCAGTCCAGATGGTCAAACCCTAGCTAGCGGTAGTGAAGACCAAACAGTGAAACTGTGGGATGTACGCAAAGGTGTGCGTAACGTCAAGTGCATTAATACTCTACAGGGATATACCAATCAGGTATGGTCAGTTGCCTTCAGTCCAGATGGTCAAACCCTAGCTAGTGGCAGTGAAGACCAAACAGTCAGGCTATGGGATGTACATACAAAGGAATGTAAAAAAACTCTCAAAGGACACACTAACAAAATATGGTCAGTCGCCTTCAGCCCGGATGGAAAAACACTAGCTAGTGGTAGCGACGATCGCACAATCAGGCTATGGGATGTCCAGACAGGGAAGTGCTTAGATATTCTTAAAGAACACCTAAATTGGGTAATAGCAGTCGCCTTCAGTCCAGATGGTCAAACATTAGCCAGTGGTAGTGAAGACAAAACAGTGAAGTTGTGGGAGAGACAACAGGATGAACGCACAGACGAATATAAATGGAAATATAAAAAGACTCTACAGGGACATACTAGGTGGGTAAAATCAATTGCCTTCAGTCCTGACAGTCAAACCCTTGCGAGTGGTAGTGCCGATTTAACAGTGAAGCTGTGGGATCTACACACAGGAAAATGTGAAACTCTGGAAGGACACACCAACAAAGTGTGGTCAGTCGCCTTTAGTCCACAAGGTAATACACTTGCTAGTGGCAGTGAAGACCAAACAATCAGGCTGTGGGAGAAACAGCAGAATGCACATACAGGGGCATATGCATGGGAACATCAAAAAACTTTACATGAACATACTAACCGTGTATGGACGGTGGCATTTAGTCCAGATGGTCAAACATTAGCTAGTGGTAGTGATGACCAAACAGTACGCTTGTGGAATGTAGACACGGGGAGATGTGAAAAGACTTTGGAAGGGCATACTAATTGGATACGGTCAGTCACATTCAGTCCTGACGGTCAAACCTTAGTTAGTAGCGACGAGGATGAAACAATTAAATTTTGGGATGTGAAGACAGGTAAATGTCAACACACCCTCAGAATCTCCAGACCCTACGAAGATATGAATATCAAGGGTGTCACAGGTTTAACAGAAGTTGAGAAAGCCTCGCTGATTTCTTTAGGTGCTAATACCAATTCTCCATGA
- a CDS encoding histidine phosphatase family protein, producing MALKLYLLRHGETIYSQTGGYCGELDPELTLEGTLMAKAFAEAYSSIPWTAIYASPKKRTIATAKPLCDAIGMEMQLRDGLKEINYGQWEGQNVDFVKQHYLEDYLHWLAEPAWNPPTGGETAVQIASRASLVIAEIQEKYPEGNVLVVSHKATIRIILCNLLGIDLGRYRDRIDMPATSVSIVKFDVHGPLLQVLGDRNYMTEELRLRPGT from the coding sequence ATGGCTCTAAAACTCTATTTGCTGCGGCATGGAGAAACGATTTACAGCCAGACAGGAGGATACTGCGGAGAACTAGATCCTGAACTTACACTAGAAGGGACGCTAATGGCCAAGGCATTCGCCGAAGCATATAGCTCTATACCCTGGACAGCGATTTATGCCAGTCCCAAGAAAAGAACTATTGCTACAGCAAAGCCTTTGTGTGATGCCATCGGGATGGAAATGCAACTCCGGGATGGGCTGAAAGAAATCAATTATGGTCAGTGGGAAGGTCAAAATGTCGATTTTGTCAAGCAGCACTACTTAGAAGATTATCTTCATTGGCTGGCAGAACCTGCTTGGAACCCACCCACTGGTGGAGAAACAGCTGTTCAAATAGCCAGCCGCGCCTCGTTAGTGATTGCAGAAATCCAAGAAAAATATCCGGAGGGTAATGTTTTAGTGGTTTCCCACAAGGCAACCATCCGGATTATACTTTGCAACCTACTGGGCATCGATTTGGGACGCTACCGCGATCGCATTGACATGCCCGCCACTTCTGTCAGCATTGTAAAGTTTGACGTTCACGGGCCCTTGCTGCAAGTATTGGGCGATCGCAACTACATGACAGAAGAATTACGCTTGCGTCCAGGTACTTAA
- a CDS encoding acetate/propionate family kinase, producing MKILVMNAGSSSQKSCLYEIASEQLPEYSPKPLWEANVDWTHYQGFAELKVKTAHNTVLKEKIKADSHASATEHVLNTLLQGDTQVIEEAKEIDAVGHRVVHGGQEYYQATVVTEEVKAAIDRLSTFAPIHNPANLEGIEATEKVFPEALQVAVFDTGFHSQIPLPAAVYPGPYEWYEQGIRRYGFHGINHQYCAQRAAQLLGRNLNSLRLITCHLGNGCSLAAIRAGKSIDTTMGFTPLEGLMMGTRSGSVDPGILIYLLRKGIDADQLDEILNRGSGLKGISGLSADMRSIQSAITEGNSRAQLAFDMFIHRLRSHIGSMLAVLGGLDALIFTAGIGENHALTRTAACEAFAFLGLKLDEAKNQASPKDQDIATADSAIRVLVIPAEEDWAIAKESWHLMRTHNATRQGKG from the coding sequence ATGAAAATTTTAGTGATGAATGCTGGGTCAAGCAGCCAAAAAAGTTGCTTGTACGAAATAGCCAGCGAGCAATTACCAGAGTATTCCCCAAAGCCACTTTGGGAAGCCAATGTAGACTGGACTCACTATCAAGGATTTGCCGAACTCAAAGTTAAAACCGCTCACAACACAGTTCTAAAAGAAAAAATCAAAGCTGATTCTCATGCATCTGCAACCGAGCATGTGCTAAATACTCTCCTACAGGGAGATACGCAGGTGATTGAAGAAGCCAAAGAAATCGATGCAGTTGGTCATCGGGTGGTGCATGGCGGTCAGGAATACTACCAAGCAACTGTAGTTACAGAAGAGGTGAAAGCAGCCATCGATCGCTTATCGACTTTCGCCCCGATTCACAACCCAGCCAACTTAGAGGGAATAGAAGCAACTGAGAAAGTATTCCCTGAAGCTTTGCAAGTAGCAGTATTCGATACAGGCTTCCACAGCCAAATTCCTTTACCTGCTGCTGTTTACCCCGGCCCCTATGAATGGTACGAGCAGGGTATTCGTCGCTACGGATTCCACGGTATTAACCATCAATACTGCGCTCAACGTGCAGCGCAATTGCTAGGTCGAAATTTAAATTCTTTGCGTCTGATCACCTGTCACTTGGGTAATGGCTGCTCTTTAGCAGCAATCCGAGCAGGAAAAAGCATCGACACAACAATGGGATTTACGCCTTTAGAGGGGTTGATGATGGGGACTCGCTCAGGTTCCGTTGACCCTGGTATCCTGATTTACCTACTACGAAAAGGAATCGATGCCGATCAATTAGATGAAATTCTCAATCGTGGTTCTGGGTTGAAAGGGATTTCTGGCTTGTCCGCAGATATGCGTTCCATCCAAAGCGCCATAACTGAGGGAAATTCCCGCGCTCAGTTGGCTTTTGATATGTTTATCCACAGACTGCGATCGCACATCGGTTCTATGCTGGCTGTATTAGGAGGATTAGACGCTCTTATATTTACTGCTGGGATCGGAGAAAATCACGCGCTAACACGAACGGCTGCTTGTGAAGCGTTTGCATTTTTGGGACTAAAACTTGACGAAGCGAAAAATCAGGCTTCACCAAAAGATCAAGACATTGCAACGGCAGATTCTGCTATTCGCGTCCTAGTCATCCCAGCAGAAGAAGATTGGGCGATCGCCAAAGAATCCTGGCATTTGATGCGTACGCACAACGCTACGCGCCAGGGAAAAGGTTAA
- a CDS encoding response regulator transcription factor encodes MPRILVIDDDPAISELVAVNLEMAGYDVSQAEDGIKGQALALQLQPDLIMLDLMLPRVDGFTVCQRLRRDERTAEIPVLMLTALSQTQDKVEGFNAGADDYLTKPFEVEEMLARVRALLRRTDRIPQAAKHSEILNYGPLTLVPERFEAIWFGQTVKLTHLEFELLHCLLQRHGQTVSPSEILREVWGYDPDDDIETIRVHIRHLRTKLEPDPRHPRYIKTVYGAGYCLELPSTPQSSESVSVSQVE; translated from the coding sequence ATGCCGAGGATTCTAGTCATAGACGATGACCCAGCAATTTCAGAATTAGTTGCCGTCAACTTAGAAATGGCTGGCTACGATGTCAGCCAAGCGGAAGATGGCATCAAAGGACAGGCGCTAGCTTTACAGCTACAGCCAGACTTGATCATGCTCGATCTGATGTTGCCCAGAGTAGATGGATTTACAGTTTGTCAGCGCTTGCGGCGGGATGAACGCACAGCCGAGATTCCCGTATTGATGTTGACTGCTCTCTCGCAAACTCAAGATAAAGTGGAAGGCTTCAATGCAGGCGCAGATGATTACCTGACTAAACCGTTTGAAGTTGAGGAAATGCTAGCACGAGTGCGGGCGCTATTGCGACGTACTGACCGCATTCCTCAAGCTGCCAAACACAGTGAAATTCTCAATTACGGGCCCTTAACTCTGGTTCCGGAACGATTTGAGGCGATATGGTTTGGTCAGACGGTGAAACTAACTCACTTGGAATTTGAGCTACTTCACTGTTTGTTGCAGCGACACGGTCAAACCGTTTCCCCCAGTGAAATTCTTAGGGAAGTCTGGGGATACGATCCAGATGATGATATTGAAACCATTCGAGTTCACATCCGCCACTTGCGAACAAAACTAGAGCCAGATCCCCGTCATCCCCGTTACATCAAGACGGTATATGGTGCCGGATACTGCTTAGAGTTACCCAGTACGCCCCAATCAAGTGAGAGTGTCTCCGTATCGCAGGTTGAGTAA
- a CDS encoding YheT family hydrolase encodes MCYWPYNPPRFLQNGVTMTVYTGLWAGRNWEKTTKYSEPPYQEQIFIGGQGVPIFGWVAIPKSARGTIVGTYGITGDLENQWFLRLLGRKAYAQGYAVVLFDWRAHGKTAQLSPTLTSDGLYEGEDFLCIAAAAKAMGCPGKFWFTGYSLGEQLALWGVKAVQDLGKGQGAKGNGNFQCSMPDDQFTTLGLEADDIDGAAVICPSLDSRRSLAYLVKHPFGRYIEKAIARQLKKLAWRIHDAHPGSIDPAAIERANSIWGFDKELVIERLGFSSPEAYYDASSALPLLPNLQKPTLIIYAEDDPLFDPAIVPDLQAACANNPMIDLLLTRYGGHVGYISSKECQQQAKDPDVWWAWNRVLQWIEEIPL; translated from the coding sequence ATGTGTTACTGGCCATACAATCCACCGCGCTTTTTGCAAAATGGTGTGACAATGACTGTCTACACAGGGCTTTGGGCTGGGCGTAACTGGGAAAAAACTACTAAATACTCAGAACCACCTTATCAGGAACAAATTTTTATCGGTGGGCAAGGCGTGCCAATTTTTGGTTGGGTAGCCATTCCTAAAAGCGCTCGCGGTACGATTGTGGGTACTTACGGCATTACAGGTGATTTAGAAAATCAATGGTTTCTGAGACTGCTGGGACGTAAAGCCTATGCTCAAGGATATGCAGTTGTGTTATTTGATTGGCGCGCCCACGGCAAGACAGCCCAGTTATCGCCTACATTAACTAGCGATGGATTGTACGAAGGCGAAGATTTTCTCTGCATTGCAGCAGCTGCCAAAGCAATGGGGTGTCCGGGGAAATTTTGGTTTACAGGGTACTCTTTAGGGGAACAATTGGCGTTGTGGGGAGTGAAGGCGGTACAGGATTTGGGCAAGGGGCAAGGGGCAAAGGGCAATGGTAATTTCCAATGCTCAATGCCCGATGACCAATTCACCACTTTAGGCTTAGAAGCAGATGACATCGACGGTGCGGCGGTAATTTGTCCTAGTTTGGATTCTCGGCGATCGCTTGCTTATTTAGTCAAGCATCCTTTTGGTAGATATATAGAGAAAGCGATCGCCCGTCAACTGAAAAAACTGGCATGGCGAATTCATGATGCCCATCCTGGTAGTATTGACCCAGCAGCAATTGAACGAGCAAATAGTATTTGGGGCTTTGACAAAGAATTAGTGATTGAACGTTTAGGTTTTTCTTCGCCAGAAGCTTATTATGATGCCAGCAGTGCCTTACCATTACTGCCGAATCTGCAAAAACCGACTTTGATTATTTATGCTGAAGACGATCCGCTTTTTGATCCGGCGATCGTACCTGATTTACAAGCTGCCTGTGCTAATAACCCAATGATAGATTTGTTACTTACTCGTTACGGCGGTCATGTGGGTTATATAAGTAGTAAAGAATGTCAGCAGCAAGCAAAAGACCCCGATGTTTGGTGGGCATGGAATCGAGTTTTGCAGTGGATTGAAGAAATCCCACTTTGA
- a CDS encoding class I SAM-dependent methyltransferase, whose translation MLTNNSSSDFFELDFHEAIKQYTWIQPHIVEVAKELSVVEFFQDLIVEVVFADTKAYFHMLNGIQPAGVSAVIKIPDLIFRQLLLTNFGRWLTINDFVNHICSEYSEFYHLDIFLLPEFNQLKMLCELWYKVHYLAAKRFFDSDENLRSYFADAKFLFSWQNEVAKSKHLFYLNCLAQKIQTQDKTILDVGSGFGRLQSIYESAKEVINVDISQSMLSKAQELSHLEKVKYCQADINNLPFENSCFDLIIALQIMMHMSNPFKTLKYLSDFLKSGGEIWTDFTCDRRFLDNFFYQESFFTRIYSREYVTSYCDKMGFSVSKVLEIPDRHDHYWLVLHLVKN comes from the coding sequence ATGTTAACAAATAATAGCTCCAGCGATTTTTTTGAATTAGATTTTCATGAAGCAATCAAACAGTATACCTGGATTCAGCCTCACATTGTAGAAGTCGCCAAGGAACTGAGTGTAGTTGAATTTTTTCAAGATTTAATAGTAGAGGTTGTATTTGCCGATACAAAAGCATACTTTCACATGCTAAATGGAATTCAACCAGCTGGTGTATCAGCTGTAATCAAAATTCCCGATCTGATTTTTCGGCAGCTGCTCTTAACAAACTTTGGACGCTGGTTAACGATAAATGACTTTGTTAATCATATATGTTCTGAATATTCTGAATTTTATCATTTGGATATATTTTTGCTTCCTGAATTCAACCAGCTAAAAATGCTATGTGAACTATGGTATAAGGTTCATTATCTTGCTGCCAAACGTTTTTTTGACTCAGATGAAAATCTACGTTCATACTTTGCTGATGCAAAATTTCTGTTTTCCTGGCAAAACGAAGTCGCAAAGAGCAAACATCTCTTCTACCTGAATTGTCTAGCTCAAAAAATCCAAACTCAAGATAAAACCATACTTGATGTTGGTAGTGGCTTTGGTAGATTACAGAGCATCTATGAAAGTGCCAAAGAAGTCATAAATGTAGATATTTCTCAGTCAATGCTGAGTAAAGCTCAAGAGTTATCTCATCTTGAAAAAGTGAAATATTGTCAAGCTGATATTAATAACTTGCCTTTTGAAAACTCTTGTTTTGACTTAATTATTGCGCTGCAAATCATGATGCACATGTCAAATCCTTTCAAAACGTTGAAATACTTGAGTGATTTTCTCAAGTCAGGAGGAGAAATTTGGACTGATTTTACGTGCGATCGTCGTTTCCTTGACAACTTCTTTTATCAAGAATCATTTTTTACTCGTATTTATTCACGCGAGTATGTCACTAGTTATTGTGATAAGATGGGATTTTCTGTGTCTAAAGTCTTAGAAATTCCAGATAGGCACGATCATTACTGGTTAGTTTTGCACCTGGTGAAAAATTAA